A window of the Corythoichthys intestinalis isolate RoL2023-P3 chromosome 6, ASM3026506v1, whole genome shotgun sequence genome harbors these coding sequences:
- the LOC130917072 gene encoding piggyBac transposable element-derived protein 2-like has protein sequence MTLRVYGVKNVSHIGSGDFVTENGSMASCSLGQGRQQRKYTVIQVLEQLEADDSDFGAESDSDSYSDESFQPHESEGGESSAQDSDLPNDSSSDEDLQITETASPQLDPNCATKTYRWRKKVFELPDVSFQGQQVESYQDATTDTPLVYFRRFVSLDMLENIVEHTNQHSVQKHRNCVNTSVKEIEQVLGMYLRMGLVQMSGVRQYWESEVRYGPVADIMSRNRFNQLLSVIHFVDNEMANEEVKMDRLWKLRPFLDSFRRQLWARCCVTGLLHDFDIYQGKGGGNGQKGPKKSQLGVGGDIVVKLCESLADKVNFLIFADNFFASMPLIEKLLAKGIYYTGTVRENRMSKWNLIPDKDLSKKGRGSYDYQLESNTNTVCLKWQDTKAVSLMSTYAGPEPLRKARRWDKSKKEYTYIDQPNIIKEYNASMGGVDMLDAHLARCKFPIRTRRWYMIIFWHFMSVAVINAWLLYQRDCEAQGITGSKVLKLRKFQGLVAQGLAEVGTPRKRGRPSTPRSSSPSSPPPPRFVRVYQSADVRFDQIGHWPVKEENRRRCAVCKDLKTEMHSGRMALPSSISRNRRQVVVWGNSQTRNQADCRLDKEKRKNF, from the exons atgacactTCGGGTGTATGGGGTAAAAAATGTCAGCCACATTGGTTCTGGTGACTTTGTCACAGAGAATG GGAGTATGGCCAGTTGCTCTTTAGGACAGGGAAGGCAACAGAGAAAGTACACTGTAATACAAGTATTGGAACAACTTGAAGCTGATGATAGTGACTTTGGTGCAGAATCGGACAGCGATAGTTATTCTGATGAATCGTTTCAACCACATGAAAGTGAGGGTGGTGAATCTTCTGCCCAAGACAGTGACTTGCCCAATGACTCGTCCAGTGATGAAGATCTGCAAATTACAGAGACTGCAAGCCCACAGTTAGACCCTAATTGTGCCACAAAAACTTACAGGTGGCGAAAGAAAGTCTTTGAGTTACCTGACGTGAGTTTTCAAGGACAACAAGTTGAATCATACCAGGATGCCACAACAGACACACCGCTGGTTTACTTTCGCCGCTTTGTTTCCCTTGATATGTTGGAAAATATTGTAGAACATACCAATCAGCACAGTGTTCAAAAACACAGGAACTGTGTAAACACTTCAGTAAAGGAGATAGAACAAGTTCTTGGAATGTACCTCAGGATGGGATTAGTTCAAATGTCTGGAGTACGTCAGTACTGGGAAAGTGAAGTCCGTTATGGGCCTGTGGCAGACATAATGAGTCGCAACCGATTCAACCAGCTACTCTCTGTCATCCACTTTGTAGACAATGAAATGGCCAATGAAGAAGTAAAAATGGATCGACTTTGGAAACTGAGACCATTTTTGGATTCTTTTCGGAGACAAT TGTGGGCACGCTGTTGTGTCACTGGCCTCCTGCACGACTTTGACATATATCAAGGAAAAGGTGGTGGCAATGGACAAAAAGGGCCAAAAAAGAGTCAGCTGGGAGTTGGTGGAGACATTGTAGTGAAGTTATGCGAATCGCTTGCAGATAAAGTAAATTTCCTGATTTTTGCTGACAATTTCTTTGCTTCCATGCCCCTCATTGAAAAATTATTAGCAAAGGGAATCTACTACACAGGAACTGTGAGGGAAAACCGTATGTCCAAGTGGAACCTGATACCTGACAAAGACCTGTCCAAGAAAGGCCGTGGCTCCTACGATTATCAACTGGAGTCCAACACCAACACAGTTTGTTTGAAATGGCAAGACACGAAAGCAGTCAGTTTGATGTCAACATATGCTGGACCAGAACCTTTGAGAAAAGCTAGGCGCTGGGACAAGTCCAAAAAAGAGTACACCTACATAGATCAACCGAACATCATCAAAGAGTACAACGCTTCCATGGGAGGTGTTGACATGCTGGATGCGCATCTTGCACGCTGTAAATTTCCCATCAGGACCCGTCGCTGGTATATGATAATTTTCTGGCACTTCATGTCTGTTGCGGTGATCAATGCATGGCTCCTTTACCAGCGTGATTGTGAGGCACAGGGAATCACTGGATCTAAAGTTCTCAAGCTTCGCAAGTTTCAGGGTTTGGTTGCTCAAGGTTTGGCTGAAGTTGGAACACCAAGAAAGCGGGGTAGGCCATCAACTCCTCGCTCCTCCTCCCCCTCATCCCCGCCACCACCAAGATTTGTTCGAGTTTATCAGAGTGCAGATGTCCGTTTTGACCAAATCGGCCATTGGCCTGTCAAGGAGGAAAATCGCCGTCGTTGTGCTGTGTGCAAGGACCTCAAGACTGAAATGCACT